In the Mycolicibacterium thermoresistibile genome, one interval contains:
- a CDS encoding restriction endonuclease encodes MADMWMVRSHGGRHYDDFRDRGAAGIGFKEIASIAKPGVDKKTLADAYRRAVPDMSEASAITASSQVHRFVNEMQVGDYVVTYSPANRTYLVGRITGPSELHLEWEAEGMNLSRPVEWMPREVDRDSLRTVSKNSLGSTLTIFKLSNSVRDELLALARGDASPPVEPEVVDDEDVVDPLSDYEAIAFERIKDLVSRLDWKDFQDLVAGILRAMGYKTQVSPPGSDLGRDILASPDGFGFEQPRIVVEVKHRKESVSSYGIRSFVGGRHKDDRCLYVSTGGFTRDARYEADRSSIPVVLWTVEELTKALIDNYDNTDGKTKALVSLRTFYAPAADV; translated from the coding sequence ATGGCAGATATGTGGATGGTGCGGAGCCACGGCGGCCGCCACTACGACGATTTCCGTGATCGCGGTGCTGCCGGTATCGGCTTCAAGGAAATCGCTTCGATCGCCAAACCGGGCGTCGACAAGAAAACCCTCGCAGACGCCTACCGACGGGCCGTGCCGGACATGTCCGAAGCGTCGGCGATCACCGCGTCTTCTCAAGTCCATCGATTTGTCAACGAGATGCAGGTCGGCGACTACGTCGTGACGTACTCGCCCGCCAACCGTACCTATCTGGTCGGCAGGATCACTGGTCCTTCGGAACTTCACCTCGAGTGGGAAGCGGAGGGGATGAACTTGTCCCGTCCGGTCGAGTGGATGCCACGAGAAGTGGACCGCGACAGTCTGCGGACTGTGAGCAAGAACAGCCTCGGGTCGACGTTGACAATCTTCAAACTCAGCAACAGTGTGCGAGACGAACTACTTGCCCTGGCGCGAGGTGATGCCTCCCCGCCGGTGGAACCCGAGGTTGTGGACGACGAAGACGTCGTCGACCCGCTCAGTGATTACGAGGCGATCGCCTTCGAGCGCATCAAGGACCTTGTCAGTCGTCTGGACTGGAAGGACTTCCAGGACCTGGTCGCCGGGATCCTGCGGGCCATGGGATACAAGACGCAGGTGTCCCCGCCGGGGTCAGATCTTGGCCGCGACATCCTGGCCTCGCCCGACGGGTTCGGATTCGAACAGCCGCGCATCGTTGTCGAGGTGAAGCACCGCAAGGAGTCGGTCAGCAGTTACGGCATTCGGAGCTTCGTCGGGGGCCGTCACAAAGACGATCGATGTCTGTACGTCAGCACGGGCGGGTTCACACGCGACGCTCGGTATGAAGCCGATCGGTCCAGCATTCCGGTGGTGTTGTGGACCGTCGAGGAGTTGACGAAAGCGCTCATCGACAACTACGACAACACTGACGGCAAGACGAAGGCGTTGGTGTCGCTCCGCACTTTCTACGCACCGGCGGCCGACGTCTGA
- a CDS encoding flavin reductase family protein produces the protein MHTDESVREATFDFRDLRRALGQFATGVNVVTARSGDGKPVGMTVNSFSAVSLDPPLVSWCVRREAPSAPAFIAASHFAVHVLDSSHAHIARQFSTPAPDKFAGIEFGTGIGGLPVLSGVIAHFECRNMRTVEVGDHIMLIGQIERYAARGGEPLIFHSGGFRSLSDIVT, from the coding sequence GTGCACACAGATGAATCAGTGCGTGAAGCCACGTTCGATTTCCGCGACCTCCGAAGGGCACTCGGTCAGTTCGCAACGGGCGTCAACGTTGTGACTGCCCGTAGCGGGGACGGCAAGCCGGTCGGCATGACGGTGAACTCCTTCTCCGCGGTCTCGCTGGATCCGCCTCTGGTGTCGTGGTGCGTCCGGCGCGAGGCGCCGAGCGCACCAGCGTTCATCGCGGCGTCCCATTTCGCCGTGCATGTTCTCGACTCGTCACACGCACACATCGCGCGCCAGTTCTCCACCCCCGCACCGGACAAGTTCGCCGGAATCGAGTTCGGCACCGGGATCGGCGGACTTCCGGTGCTCAGCGGTGTGATCGCACACTTTGAGTGCCGGAACATGCGCACCGTCGAGGTGGGCGATCACATCATGTTGATCGGCCAGATCGAGCGGTACGCAGCGCGCGGTGGTGAGCCGTTGATCTTCCATTCGGGCGGATTCCGCAGCCTCAGCGACATCGTGACGTGA
- a CDS encoding excinuclease ABC subunit UvrA, which produces MNRDRLVVDENLSLADGAIGPWRMLGRSHMPLVAAELGVRTDVPWRDLTADERRLVIDGPGHPVTKHIVIQSGTGRPFPLNACYESATESVLKMAANETSSGRTGAARYLETRACPQCHGSRLSPLARASRLAGRNLAEILAEPLGAYADFAKSVVAEAATISASLIGTAERLTGELHKAVEPLLVLGLAYLSPDRAGDTLSTGERQRIQLQSTAMRRTTGMLYVLDEPSIGLHASAVEGLIDILDGLVGDGNSIVVVDHDVQILRAADHLLELGPDAGAGGGRLVAQGPPTTVAAALESRIGAYLTGTAQPVVRQRRAPDPDLDAVAIDVADLFNLRDVQAQFPVNRMTAITGVSGAGKTALILDSLIPALRAEADGEPLPRHVRAVESAGLDRVVVVDATPIGANDRSTPATYSGAFDEIRTLFATTDVARHRGWNKGRFSYNTPAGRCPVCEGLGELELDLQYLPDLPVTCPECHGDRYNPETLDAQIDGTSIADVLHMTISQAREWFASLAQRSDTAPKNRAAALRRLDRTLAALDDVGLGYLTLGEPTPALSGGEAQRLRLAAELRRRHDTALFVFDQPTIGLHPRDVATLIGVLDRLVDAGATVIVIEHDLDLIGNCDWVIDMGPDGGDGGGQIIATGTVDEVRADDTSVIGPWLQRHLAAPPDDLP; this is translated from the coding sequence GTGAACCGCGACCGCCTCGTCGTCGACGAGAATCTGTCGCTGGCCGACGGCGCGATCGGGCCGTGGCGAATGTTGGGCCGTTCGCACATGCCGCTGGTGGCAGCCGAACTCGGCGTCCGCACCGACGTCCCGTGGCGCGACCTGACCGCCGACGAGCGCCGCCTCGTCATCGACGGGCCCGGCCACCCGGTGACCAAGCACATCGTCATCCAGTCCGGCACCGGCCGGCCGTTCCCGCTCAACGCCTGCTACGAATCGGCGACCGAATCGGTCCTGAAGATGGCGGCCAACGAGACCTCCTCCGGGCGCACCGGCGCCGCCCGCTATCTGGAGACCCGGGCCTGTCCACAGTGTCACGGCAGTCGGCTGTCGCCCCTTGCACGTGCATCGCGGCTCGCGGGCCGCAACCTCGCCGAGATCCTGGCCGAGCCGCTCGGCGCCTATGCCGATTTCGCGAAAAGCGTTGTGGCCGAGGCCGCCACCATATCGGCGTCGCTCATCGGTACCGCGGAACGGCTCACCGGAGAACTGCACAAGGCGGTCGAACCGTTACTGGTACTCGGGTTGGCCTACCTCTCACCGGACCGCGCCGGGGACACGCTGTCCACCGGCGAACGCCAGCGCATCCAGCTGCAGTCGACGGCCATGCGCCGCACCACCGGCATGCTCTACGTCCTGGACGAACCCTCGATCGGGTTGCACGCGTCGGCGGTGGAAGGGCTCATCGACATCCTCGACGGCCTGGTCGGCGACGGCAACTCGATCGTCGTGGTCGACCATGACGTCCAGATCCTGCGCGCCGCCGACCACCTGCTGGAACTCGGCCCCGACGCGGGCGCCGGCGGTGGCCGGCTGGTCGCGCAGGGGCCGCCGACCACGGTGGCCGCGGCACTGGAGTCCCGCATCGGTGCCTACCTCACCGGCACGGCGCAGCCCGTCGTCCGGCAGCGCCGGGCACCCGACCCGGACCTCGACGCGGTGGCCATCGACGTCGCCGACCTGTTCAACCTGCGCGACGTGCAGGCCCAGTTCCCGGTCAACCGGATGACCGCGATCACCGGGGTGTCGGGCGCCGGCAAGACCGCGCTGATCTTGGACTCGCTGATCCCGGCGCTGCGCGCCGAGGCCGACGGTGAGCCGCTGCCACGCCACGTCCGCGCCGTCGAATCCGCCGGCCTCGACCGGGTCGTCGTCGTCGACGCCACCCCGATCGGCGCCAACGACCGGTCCACCCCGGCCACCTACTCCGGTGCCTTCGACGAGATCCGCACCCTGTTCGCCACCACCGACGTCGCCCGCCACCGCGGCTGGAACAAGGGCCGCTTCTCCTACAACACCCCGGCCGGACGGTGCCCGGTGTGCGAAGGCCTCGGCGAACTGGAACTCGACCTGCAGTACCTGCCCGACCTGCCGGTGACCTGCCCGGAATGCCACGGCGACCGGTACAACCCGGAGACGCTGGACGCGCAGATTGACGGCACCTCGATCGCCGACGTCCTGCACATGACGATCAGCCAGGCGCGGGAGTGGTTCGCAAGCCTCGCCCAGCGCAGCGATACGGCGCCGAAAAACCGTGCCGCCGCGCTGCGACGACTCGACCGGACCCTCGCCGCGCTCGACGACGTCGGACTCGGCTACCTCACCCTCGGCGAACCGACACCCGCACTCTCCGGCGGCGAGGCGCAGCGGTTGCGGCTCGCGGCCGAGCTACGTCGCCGGCACGACACCGCGCTGTTCGTGTTCGACCAACCCACGATCGGACTGCACCCCCGCGACGTGGCCACGCTCATCGGTGTGCTCGACCGGCTCGTCGACGCGGGCGCCACGGTGATCGTCATCGAGCACGACCTCGACCTGATCGGCAACTGCGACTGGGTGATCGACATGGGCCCGGACGGCGGCGACGGCGGCGGTCAGATCATCGCCACCGGAACCGTCGACGAGGTGCGCGCCGACGACACCAGCGTCATCGGCCCGTGGCTGCAACGCCACCTCGCAGCACCGCCCGACGATCTACCGTGA
- a CDS encoding AAA family ATPase, whose product MPDERLKNYVLRRADQDDDLSEDARLAILAALADADDLAEVLGSETTSAELVDELTAAEETAAEPVGAYLQSISVRGFRGIGPEVTLPLQPGPGLVVVAGRNGSGKSTLAEALELALTGTNSRWEDKAAVWSQNWRNLHAGEPAQIRVGLTEEGVGTTTIGVDWPPGADVAVEDSKGWVQRPGQKREDTSVLGWDAALEMYRPLLSYDELGGILEGRPSEFYDELYKLLGLEQLTEAMYRLDAEVKRLRQPSAELKKARDALRLTLEDHADPRAATALAQVKKTKPDLDVVRPLITEGGAASTPPAWHQAAELMVPDADEITATCEALRSAAENEREEMQRSDTLAADRSVLLEQALMFHDQHGDQPCPVCEQGTLDSRWAVAARAALDRQQSAAEALTAARAATGQARAALSAAVRSVPAPPLADDDLTSLSVARTAYEAFQQLPVDGSVDLADHVEATLPALRAAYEQLRAEAEALIKSRQDAWSPVALELAGWLDKAEAATEVAPKLKVATDALKWLQVNAGELRNQRIAPLAEHARDIWAALRQESNVDLNAIRLEGEKTRRRVTLLAAVDGTDSEAFGVMSQGELQALALAIFIPRATSPESPFRFMVLDDPIQAMDPSKIDGFLDVLRGLARNRQVIVFTHDDRLPAAIRRSRVPARVVEVTRGPNSAVTVVESSRPATRLLDEAFAVAVDEAVPDTIKQKTVAVLCREALEAAAWDTFAARALRQGRSREEVETRWEEAATVKKRVGLAVDPDDTTAVDKWLSGRSARRITMAVANKGIHADIHDYKGAVNAARLATGDLEQLAS is encoded by the coding sequence GTGCCCGATGAACGACTCAAGAATTACGTGCTGCGGCGTGCGGACCAGGACGACGACCTCAGCGAGGACGCCCGCCTGGCCATCCTCGCGGCCCTCGCCGATGCGGACGATCTGGCCGAGGTGCTGGGCAGCGAGACTACCTCGGCTGAACTCGTCGATGAACTGACGGCTGCTGAGGAGACGGCCGCTGAACCCGTGGGCGCCTACCTGCAGTCGATCAGCGTTCGGGGATTCCGTGGGATCGGACCTGAGGTCACGCTACCCCTACAGCCCGGCCCGGGCCTGGTTGTCGTCGCCGGACGCAACGGCTCCGGCAAGTCAACGCTGGCCGAAGCGCTCGAACTCGCACTCACGGGCACAAATTCCCGGTGGGAAGACAAAGCCGCAGTCTGGTCGCAGAACTGGCGCAACCTGCACGCCGGTGAACCCGCACAGATCCGCGTCGGGCTCACCGAAGAGGGTGTCGGCACCACCACCATCGGGGTGGACTGGCCGCCCGGTGCCGATGTTGCCGTCGAGGATTCGAAGGGTTGGGTGCAGCGGCCAGGCCAGAAGCGCGAGGACACCAGCGTTCTCGGCTGGGACGCCGCCCTGGAGATGTACCGCCCACTGCTCAGCTATGACGAACTCGGCGGCATCCTCGAGGGCAGGCCCAGTGAGTTCTACGACGAGTTGTACAAGCTCCTCGGTCTCGAACAGCTGACAGAGGCGATGTACCGCCTCGACGCCGAGGTCAAGCGGCTGCGGCAACCGTCTGCCGAGCTCAAGAAGGCCCGGGACGCGCTGCGGCTCACCCTGGAAGACCATGCCGATCCGCGCGCCGCGACGGCGCTGGCGCAAGTCAAGAAGACCAAGCCCGACCTCGATGTGGTGCGCCCGCTGATCACCGAGGGTGGCGCCGCGTCGACCCCACCCGCGTGGCATCAGGCCGCGGAGCTGATGGTGCCGGATGCCGACGAGATCACGGCAACGTGCGAGGCGCTGCGCTCCGCCGCGGAAAACGAACGCGAGGAGATGCAGCGCTCCGACACGCTGGCCGCCGACCGCAGCGTCCTGCTCGAGCAGGCACTGATGTTTCATGACCAGCACGGGGACCAACCCTGCCCGGTCTGCGAGCAGGGCACCCTGGACAGCCGCTGGGCGGTCGCTGCGCGGGCCGCGCTGGACCGCCAGCAGAGCGCCGCCGAAGCGCTGACTGCCGCCCGCGCGGCCACCGGGCAGGCCCGCGCAGCGCTGAGCGCCGCGGTGCGCAGCGTGCCCGCACCACCGTTGGCCGACGACGATCTGACGAGTCTGTCTGTGGCGCGCACGGCCTACGAGGCGTTCCAACAGCTTCCCGTCGATGGCTCGGTCGACCTCGCCGACCACGTCGAGGCCACATTGCCTGCGCTTCGGGCCGCCTACGAGCAGCTGCGCGCCGAAGCCGAGGCGCTCATCAAGTCCCGGCAAGACGCGTGGTCTCCGGTCGCGCTGGAACTGGCCGGCTGGCTGGACAAGGCGGAGGCGGCGACCGAAGTGGCCCCCAAGCTCAAGGTCGCTACCGACGCGCTGAAGTGGCTGCAGGTCAACGCCGGCGAGCTACGCAACCAACGCATCGCGCCGCTGGCCGAGCACGCGCGTGACATCTGGGCGGCGTTGCGCCAGGAGAGCAACGTCGACCTGAACGCGATCCGGCTGGAAGGGGAGAAAACCAGACGCCGCGTGACGCTGCTAGCCGCAGTCGACGGAACCGACAGCGAGGCGTTCGGCGTGATGAGCCAGGGTGAGCTACAGGCCCTCGCGCTGGCGATCTTCATCCCTCGGGCCACCTCACCGGAGAGCCCGTTTCGCTTCATGGTGCTCGACGACCCGATCCAGGCGATGGACCCGTCCAAGATCGACGGCTTCCTCGACGTGCTGCGCGGTCTGGCCCGCAACCGCCAAGTCATCGTGTTCACCCACGACGACCGGCTGCCCGCCGCGATCCGGCGCTCCCGGGTGCCGGCCCGCGTCGTCGAAGTGACCCGAGGCCCCAATTCCGCTGTCACGGTTGTCGAATCGAGCCGACCCGCCACGCGGCTCCTCGACGAGGCGTTCGCCGTCGCCGTGGACGAGGCCGTACCGGATACGATCAAGCAGAAGACAGTCGCCGTGTTGTGCCGCGAAGCGCTGGAAGCCGCGGCGTGGGACACCTTCGCCGCCAGAGCGTTACGCCAGGGTCGATCCCGCGAGGAGGTCGAGACGCGGTGGGAAGAAGCCGCCACCGTCAAGAAACGCGTCGGGCTGGCCGTCGACCCTGATGACACGACCGCGGTGGACAAGTGGCTGTCCGGCCGATCGGCGCGGCGCATCACGATGGCAGTGGCCAACAAGGGAATTCACGCCGACATCCACGACTACAAGGGCGCGGTCAACGCGGCTCGATTGGCTACCGGCGACCTCGAACAACTCGCATCATGA
- a CDS encoding IS256 family transposase, translated as MLTVVHDAEDANDSDTPGRSLLDEIVRDGARQMLAAALQAEVAAYVAQYADQLDENGHRLVVRNGYHQPREVLTAAGAVQVKAPRVNDKRVDPDTGERKRFSSAILPAWARKSPQMSEVLPLLYLHGLSTSDFGPALEQFLGSGAGLSATTITRLTAQWQDEARAFAARDLSGTDYVYLWVDGIHLKVRLDQEKLCLLVMLGVRADGRKELVAITDGYRESTESWADLLRDCKRRGMTAPVLAVGDGALGFWNAVREVFPATREQRCWFHKQANVLAALPKSAHPSALAALKEIYNAEDIDKAQVAVKAFEVDFGAKYPKAVAKITDDLDTLLEFYRYPAEHWIHLRTTNPIESTFATVRLRTKVTKGPGSRAAGLAMAYKLIDAAAARWRAVNAPHLVALVRAGAVFHKGKLLERPTEITPPTPPSDGDQQAGTEVA; from the coding sequence ATGCTCACCGTAGTTCACGACGCCGAGGACGCCAACGACAGCGACACTCCCGGTCGCTCGTTGTTGGATGAGATCGTCCGCGACGGGGCGCGACAGATGCTGGCCGCCGCGTTGCAGGCCGAGGTCGCCGCCTACGTGGCCCAGTACGCCGACCAGCTCGATGAGAACGGCCACCGCCTGGTGGTGCGCAACGGCTACCACCAGCCCCGCGAGGTGTTGACCGCAGCCGGTGCGGTGCAGGTGAAAGCGCCGCGAGTCAACGACAAACGTGTCGACCCCGACACTGGTGAGCGGAAACGGTTTTCCTCGGCGATCCTGCCGGCGTGGGCGCGCAAGTCTCCGCAGATGAGCGAGGTGCTGCCGCTTTTGTATCTGCACGGGCTGTCGACCAGTGATTTCGGGCCGGCCCTGGAGCAGTTCCTGGGTTCGGGTGCGGGGTTGTCGGCCACCACGATCACCCGGCTCACGGCGCAGTGGCAGGACGAGGCCCGCGCGTTTGCGGCCCGGGACCTGTCCGGCACCGACTACGTCTACCTGTGGGTCGACGGTATCCACCTCAAGGTCCGCCTGGACCAGGAAAAACTCTGTTTGCTGGTGATGCTGGGTGTGCGCGCTGACGGCCGCAAAGAGCTGGTGGCGATCACCGACGGCTACCGGGAATCGACCGAGTCGTGGGCTGATCTGCTGCGCGACTGTAAACGACGCGGCATGACCGCCCCAGTGCTCGCGGTCGGCGATGGCGCTTTGGGGTTTTGGAACGCGGTGCGCGAAGTGTTCCCGGCCACCCGTGAGCAGCGGTGCTGGTTTCACAAGCAAGCCAATGTCCTTGCCGCGCTGCCGAAATCAGCACACCCGTCGGCGTTGGCAGCGCTCAAAGAGATCTACAACGCCGAGGATATCGACAAAGCCCAGGTCGCGGTCAAAGCCTTCGAGGTCGACTTCGGCGCCAAATATCCCAAGGCGGTCGCCAAGATCACCGACGATCTGGACACCCTGCTGGAATTCTACCGCTATCCCGCCGAGCACTGGATCCACCTACGCACCACGAATCCGATCGAAAGCACCTTCGCCACAGTGCGTTTGCGCACCAAAGTCACCAAAGGTCCGGGGTCACGAGCAGCTGGTCTGGCCATGGCCTACAAGCTCATCGACGCCGCCGCGGCCCGCTGGCGCGCCGTCAACGCACCACACCTGGTCGCCCTGGTGCGCGCCGGCGCGGTCTTCCACAAGGGCAAACTGCTCGAACGCCCCACCGAGATCACCCCACCAACCCCGCCCTCAGACGGCGATCAGCAAGCCGGAACGGAGGTCGCCTGA
- a CDS encoding enoyl-CoA hydratase → MRSRDDLVLVDHPRPHIALVTLNRPERMNSMAFDVMVPLKAALDEITYDNDVRVVVLTGAGRGFSSGADHKSAGTVPHVDGLTRPSYGLRSMEVLDDVILTLRKLHQPVIAAVNGAAIGGGLCLALAADIRIASTEAYFRAAGINNGLTASELGLSYLLPRAIGSSRAFEIMLTGRDVDAEEAERIGLVSRRVPPAELLDTCYELADRIAGFSRPGTELTKRTLWSGLDAGSLESHMHAEGLGQLYIRLLTHNFEEAVAARKEKRAPRFPDDKI, encoded by the coding sequence GTGCGTAGTCGTGACGACCTGGTGCTGGTAGACCATCCCCGTCCGCACATCGCGCTGGTGACGCTCAACCGGCCGGAGCGGATGAACTCGATGGCGTTCGATGTCATGGTGCCTCTCAAGGCGGCACTCGATGAGATCACCTACGACAACGATGTCCGCGTCGTCGTGCTCACCGGCGCGGGCCGCGGCTTCTCGTCCGGCGCGGACCACAAGTCGGCCGGCACGGTGCCGCACGTCGACGGGCTGACCCGGCCCAGCTACGGGCTGCGGTCGATGGAAGTGCTCGACGACGTCATCCTGACGCTGCGCAAGCTGCACCAGCCGGTGATCGCCGCCGTCAACGGCGCCGCCATCGGGGGCGGGCTGTGCCTGGCGCTGGCCGCCGACATCCGGATCGCCTCCACCGAGGCGTACTTCCGCGCCGCCGGCATCAACAACGGGCTGACCGCCAGTGAGCTGGGGCTCAGCTATCTGCTGCCGCGCGCCATCGGCTCCTCCCGGGCCTTCGAGATCATGCTGACCGGCCGGGACGTCGACGCCGAGGAAGCCGAACGAATCGGCCTGGTGTCGCGCCGGGTGCCGCCCGCCGAGCTCCTCGACACCTGCTACGAGCTGGCCGACCGGATCGCGGGGTTCTCCCGGCCCGGCACCGAACTGACCAAGCGGACGCTGTGGAGCGGACTGGACGCCGGTTCGCTGGAATCGCACATGCACGCCGAGGGCCTCGGACAGCTCTACATCCGGCTGCTGACGCACAACTTCGAAGAGGCGGTCGCCGCCCGCAAGGAGAAGCGGGCCCCCAGATTCCCGGACGACAAGATCTGA
- a CDS encoding NAD-dependent epimerase/dehydratase family protein yields MSRPSVFITGANGFIGRSLGAHFAENGYDVRGVDLAADPARNVVAGDVVNPRPWKSHLQGCAVVLHTAAVVSNAVAAGQQWQANVLGTRRVLEAAARAGVERVVHFSSVRAYGDLGFPDGVKETWPLRADGRAYVDTKVAAEATAFAAHASGEIAVTVVRPGDVYGPGSRPWTIIPVEEIKKGRLILPAGGQGVFSPVYIDDLIAGILLAATHPDAAGQDFNLPGVEPVTCKTFFGHYTRMLNKPPPRTVPTRVAIALATAAGTVERFRGRSSELNAETVYYLTRAGGYSRAKAERVLGWVPQVSLDEGMARTEAWLRTEGYLD; encoded by the coding sequence ATGAGCCGACCAAGCGTCTTCATCACCGGGGCGAATGGGTTCATCGGCCGTAGCCTCGGTGCGCACTTCGCCGAGAACGGCTACGACGTGCGCGGTGTCGATCTCGCCGCCGACCCCGCCCGCAATGTGGTCGCCGGTGACGTCGTCAATCCCCGCCCGTGGAAATCGCATCTACAGGGATGTGCCGTCGTGCTGCACACCGCGGCCGTCGTCAGCAACGCCGTCGCCGCAGGACAGCAGTGGCAGGCCAACGTGCTGGGTACTCGCCGCGTACTCGAAGCCGCGGCTCGCGCCGGCGTCGAGCGGGTGGTGCACTTCAGTTCGGTGCGGGCGTACGGGGACCTCGGTTTCCCCGACGGCGTGAAGGAGACGTGGCCGCTGCGGGCCGACGGGCGGGCCTACGTCGACACCAAGGTCGCCGCGGAAGCCACCGCCTTTGCTGCGCACGCTAGCGGCGAGATTGCAGTCACGGTCGTGCGCCCTGGCGACGTCTATGGTCCGGGATCGCGGCCGTGGACGATCATCCCGGTCGAGGAGATCAAGAAGGGCCGCCTGATCCTGCCCGCCGGCGGCCAAGGCGTCTTCTCCCCCGTCTACATCGACGACCTCATCGCCGGAATATTGCTTGCCGCAACGCATCCCGATGCGGCAGGGCAGGACTTCAACCTGCCGGGTGTCGAGCCAGTGACGTGTAAGACGTTCTTCGGCCACTACACCCGGATGCTGAACAAACCGCCACCACGCACTGTCCCCACCCGCGTCGCGATCGCGCTGGCGACCGCAGCCGGCACGGTCGAGCGGTTCCGCGGCAGGTCGTCTGAACTGAACGCGGAAACCGTCTACTACCTCACCCGCGCCGGCGGCTACTCCCGCGCAAAGGCCGAGCGCGTCCTCGGCTGGGTTCCGCAGGTTTCACTCGATGAGGGTATGGCGCGCACCGAGGCGTGGCTGCGCACCGAGGGTTACCTGGATTAG
- a CDS encoding PPOX class F420-dependent oxidoreductase, producing the protein MELTDDVIAFLSEGTRTGKLGYVAADGRPLVVPVWFIVDGQTLVFNTDQNTAKARAMRRDPRVTLCVDDEQPPYSFVQVQGTTSISEDPADLLDIATRIGGRYMGADRAEEFGRRNGVPGELIVRITPRKVITAFNVAD; encoded by the coding sequence ATGGAGCTCACCGACGACGTGATCGCCTTCCTGTCCGAGGGCACCCGCACCGGAAAGCTCGGGTACGTGGCCGCCGACGGCCGACCGCTCGTCGTACCGGTGTGGTTCATCGTCGACGGACAGACCCTGGTGTTCAACACCGATCAGAACACCGCGAAAGCACGGGCGATGCGGCGGGATCCACGGGTCACCCTCTGCGTCGATGACGAACAGCCGCCGTACTCCTTCGTTCAAGTCCAGGGCACCACATCGATCAGCGAGGACCCGGCCGACCTGCTCGACATCGCGACCCGGATAGGCGGGCGCTACATGGGCGCCGATCGCGCCGAGGAATTCGGCCGCCGCAACGGCGTACCCGGCGAATTGATCGTCCGGATCACACCACGGAAGGTGATCACCGCGTTCAACGTCGCCGACTGA
- the trxA gene encoding thioredoxin codes for MSAIDITADQFNETIQENEIVLVDFWASWCGPCRQFAPTFEASAQKHPDVVHAKVDTEAEQALAAAADIRSIPTLMAFKKGYLVFNQAGALPPPALEELVQKVRELDIDAAIAAQQNAEQSGE; via the coding sequence GTGAGTGCCATAGACATCACCGCCGATCAGTTCAACGAGACCATCCAGGAGAACGAGATCGTCCTGGTCGACTTCTGGGCGTCCTGGTGCGGCCCGTGCCGCCAGTTCGCGCCGACCTTCGAGGCCTCGGCCCAGAAGCACCCGGATGTCGTCCACGCCAAGGTGGACACGGAGGCCGAGCAGGCGTTGGCCGCGGCCGCCGACATCCGTTCCATCCCGACGCTGATGGCCTTCAAGAAGGGCTACCTGGTGTTCAACCAGGCCGGCGCCTTGCCGCCGCCGGCGTTGGAGGAGCTGGTGCAGAAAGTCAGGGAACTCGACATCGACGCCGCCATCGCGGCGCAGCAGAACGCCGAACAAAGCGGCGAATAG